A DNA window from Sporosarcina sp. ANT_H38 contains the following coding sequences:
- a CDS encoding LacI family DNA-binding transcriptional regulator gives MKNITIADVAKLAGVSKSTVSQFLNKRYEYMSLLTRERIELAVEELDYRPNVVARSLTQKSTFTVGVIVANILHSFSTHIIRAIENKFYEQGFHIIVCNADDEPEKEKEYIEMLMAKQVDGIIIFPTGGNIDLYKRMKKSGFPLVFMDRTIADLGIETVLLDNIKAAELAVTQFVESGYNKIAIITTSIIRNISPRVERIQGYKSALENHQLDVNSDYVKTADSDAIPSALKELFELEAPPEAILAGNDFVLMEVLKYIKTHNLKIPEDVAVIGIDDVPFASFYTPSITTISQPMIEMANLAVKLLMKQINEKEQGEPEVYRLQPTLIARGSC, from the coding sequence TTGAAGAACATTACTATTGCAGATGTAGCAAAGTTAGCAGGGGTATCTAAGAGTACAGTTTCTCAATTTTTAAATAAACGGTATGAGTATATGAGTTTGCTTACACGAGAACGAATTGAATTGGCAGTCGAAGAATTGGATTATCGCCCAAACGTAGTAGCTCGTAGTTTAACGCAAAAATCTACATTTACAGTTGGTGTCATTGTCGCTAATATTCTTCATTCGTTCTCTACTCATATTATCCGGGCGATTGAAAACAAGTTTTACGAACAAGGTTTTCATATAATTGTTTGTAATGCAGATGATGAACCTGAAAAGGAAAAAGAATATATCGAGATGCTAATGGCAAAGCAAGTGGATGGGATAATCATATTTCCTACAGGTGGAAATATCGACTTATACAAAAGGATGAAAAAATCCGGCTTTCCACTTGTTTTTATGGACAGGACAATCGCTGATCTTGGGATTGAAACTGTGCTTCTTGATAACATCAAAGCGGCGGAACTTGCGGTCACTCAATTCGTTGAAAGCGGTTACAACAAAATCGCAATTATTACTACGTCAATTATAAGGAATATTAGTCCTCGGGTTGAACGAATTCAAGGATATAAAAGTGCGTTAGAGAATCATCAATTGGATGTTAACTCAGATTATGTGAAGACGGCTGACTCGGATGCCATACCTTCAGCTCTAAAAGAATTATTCGAGCTTGAAGCACCACCGGAGGCTATACTTGCGGGTAATGATTTCGTACTCATGGAAGTATTGAAATATATAAAAACACATAATTTGAAAATCCCAGAAGATGTCGCAGTTATTGGTATAGATGACGTGCCGTTTGCTAGTTTTTACACACCATCCATCACAACCATTTCACAACCGATGATTGAAATGGCAAATCTGGCAGTTAAATTACTCATGAAGCAAATTAATGAAAAAGAACAAGGGGAACCAGAGGTATATCGGTTACAACCTACGTTAATTGCAAGAGGATCTTGTTGA
- a CDS encoding bifunctional 2-keto-4-hydroxyglutarate aldolase/2-keto-3-deoxy-6-phosphogluconate aldolase: MTKFETHAQIAASKVVAVIRGSNAEEAIQLSKAAAEGGIRAIELTYTTPQVQKVFEELQHEDLLIGAGTVLDPETARHAILAGAKFVVSPHFNKDVARICNRYGIPYFPGCMTIREMVEALESGCDVLKLFPANDFKPSFIKSVNGPLPQVKIMPTGGINLDNINDWLAAGAVAVGIGSDLNKAYKSGGYEAVVELSKQYINKIAQ; the protein is encoded by the coding sequence ATGACGAAGTTTGAGACTCATGCACAAATAGCGGCATCTAAAGTTGTGGCAGTCATTCGCGGAAGTAATGCAGAGGAAGCTATCCAGTTGTCAAAAGCAGCTGCTGAAGGCGGTATTCGGGCAATCGAATTGACGTATACAACTCCACAAGTTCAAAAAGTGTTTGAAGAGTTGCAACATGAGGACCTTCTAATAGGCGCAGGTACAGTATTAGATCCTGAAACTGCACGTCATGCCATTTTAGCTGGTGCGAAGTTCGTCGTAAGTCCTCATTTCAATAAAGACGTTGCACGTATTTGCAACCGTTATGGCATTCCGTATTTCCCGGGATGTATGACGATTCGTGAAATGGTGGAAGCACTTGAATCAGGTTGCGACGTCTTGAAATTGTTCCCGGCCAACGACTTTAAGCCTTCATTTATTAAGTCGGTTAACGGACCGTTACCTCAAGTGAAGATTATGCCGACAGGCGGCATCAATCTGGATAATATCAACGATTGGCTTGCTGCGGGTGCAGTTGCTGTAGGAATCGGCAGTGATTTGAATAAAGCGTATAAATCTGGCGGTTACGAAGCAGTAGTGGAACTTAGTAAACAATATATAAACAAAATTGCACAATAA
- a CDS encoding gluconate:H+ symporter, which yields MPLVIVALGIIVLLILIMKFNVNTFISLVVVSFLIALALGMPINEIVKSIESGMGGTLGSIALVFGLGAILGKLIADSGGAQRIAMTLISKFGLKYIQWAVVVASFILGIALFFEVGLVLLIPIVYQISKQIKVPFLYLGLPMSAALSATHAFLPPHPGPTVIANEFGANVGLVLLYGFIIAIPIVIIAGPIFTKFAKKFVPKAFDKDSTSGSIASIGETKQFKLEDTPGFGVSAFTALFPVILMAFSTIVKLVQDGNGSENVFFDVVTMMGSPTTVMLLSVLLAMYTMGIARKIPMKQLMESAENAVRAIGMMLLILGAGGALKQVLINGGVGDYVAVLFEDSSISPLVLAWLIAAVIRVAQGSATVAALTTAGLVIPMMAGTDVNLELMVLATGAGSIIASHVNDTGFWIVKESFGLTMKETFATWTVLETIISVSGLGFVLLLSLFV from the coding sequence ATGCCATTAGTAATTGTTGCTTTGGGGATTATCGTTTTACTCATATTAATCATGAAATTTAATGTAAATACATTTATTTCATTAGTGGTTGTTTCATTCTTAATAGCTTTAGCTTTAGGCATGCCAATAAATGAGATTGTTAAATCAATAGAAAGTGGTATGGGGGGAACTTTAGGTAGTATCGCATTAGTCTTCGGGCTAGGGGCAATCCTTGGGAAACTAATCGCCGATTCAGGCGGTGCCCAACGTATTGCAATGACTCTAATTTCAAAATTCGGATTGAAATATATCCAATGGGCTGTTGTTGTTGCCTCATTTATTCTTGGGATTGCATTGTTCTTTGAAGTGGGTCTTGTATTACTAATACCTATCGTCTATCAAATTTCAAAACAAATAAAAGTACCATTTTTATACTTAGGTCTTCCGATGTCAGCAGCGTTATCAGCTACGCATGCATTTTTACCACCACATCCAGGTCCTACTGTTATAGCCAATGAATTCGGAGCAAACGTCGGATTGGTATTGCTTTATGGTTTTATAATTGCAATTCCAATCGTGATTATTGCAGGTCCAATATTTACGAAATTCGCGAAAAAGTTTGTACCAAAAGCTTTTGATAAAGATAGTACAAGCGGTAGTATTGCTTCAATAGGAGAAACCAAACAATTTAAATTAGAGGATACACCAGGATTTGGTGTCAGTGCATTTACAGCGCTTTTCCCGGTTATTTTAATGGCTTTTTCAACAATAGTTAAATTAGTCCAGGATGGAAATGGATCAGAGAACGTATTTTTTGATGTAGTTACAATGATGGGATCCCCAACAACAGTTATGTTGCTGTCTGTATTACTAGCGATGTATACAATGGGGATTGCACGGAAAATCCCAATGAAACAACTTATGGAATCTGCAGAAAATGCGGTAAGAGCTATCGGTATGATGTTACTGATTCTTGGTGCCGGTGGTGCGCTTAAGCAAGTTTTAATCAACGGAGGAGTAGGCGATTATGTTGCTGTCCTTTTCGAAGATAGTTCAATATCACCTTTAGTATTAGCTTGGCTTATTGCAGCTGTAATTCGAGTTGCACAAGGATCAGCAACAGTTGCGGCATTAACAACGGCTGGACTAGTCATTCCAATGATGGCAGGTACTGATGTCAATTTAGAATTAATGGTATTAGCAACAGGTGCAGGTAGTATCATTGCTTCACACGTTAACGATACTGGTTTCTGGATTGTTAAAGAGTCCTTTGGCTTAACGATGAAAGAAACATTCGCAACTTGGACTGTGCTAGAAACTATTATTTCAGTGAGTGGTCTCGGTTTCGTTTTACTTCTAAGCTTATTTGTTTAA
- a CDS encoding zinc-binding dehydrogenase, translating to MKAGQYLSEKKLGLSQIEKPSVKDGEALVKVSFAGICGTDMMIYFGKHPRAKAPLTMGHEFSGVIEEIADGSSFTIGDRVVVEPTISCGQCPACQSGHANVCKTLRLIGIDMDGGFAEYVAVPINRLHKIPDELPASIAAFTEPVAVAVHSVRKSDLLVGENVAILGAGPIGLLIGMVAKLNGANNIFISDISPYRLAKAEELGFISLDARKVNVTEEILSRTNGHGVDVVFEVAGSQITANQMVEIVKTRGQIVVVSVFKQPPTIDFAKMHYNEISLTTTRCYSRDDFSTAISLMAQGKIDVAPIISHELPIEELEQGFSLMGNPDESLKILIKPSM from the coding sequence ATGAAAGCAGGGCAATATTTATCAGAAAAAAAGTTAGGTTTATCTCAGATAGAAAAACCTTCCGTTAAGGATGGGGAAGCATTAGTTAAAGTATCATTTGCTGGGATCTGTGGAACAGATATGATGATCTATTTCGGCAAGCATCCAAGAGCAAAAGCACCTTTAACTATGGGACATGAATTTAGCGGAGTAATTGAAGAGATTGCGGATGGTTCGTCCTTTACTATCGGAGACCGAGTTGTAGTTGAACCGACCATTAGCTGTGGACAATGTCCGGCGTGTCAATCAGGTCATGCGAATGTTTGTAAAACATTACGTCTCATCGGGATTGATATGGATGGCGGATTCGCCGAATACGTAGCCGTTCCGATCAATCGCTTACATAAAATACCTGACGAACTTCCAGCATCAATTGCAGCATTCACTGAACCTGTAGCTGTAGCTGTTCATTCGGTTAGAAAATCCGATTTACTGGTAGGAGAAAATGTAGCGATTCTAGGTGCAGGTCCAATCGGATTATTGATCGGAATGGTGGCCAAACTCAATGGAGCAAATAATATTTTCATCTCGGACATCAGCCCTTATCGCCTAGCAAAAGCAGAGGAGCTTGGATTTATCTCATTAGATGCTAGGAAAGTGAATGTTACGGAAGAGATTTTATCGAGAACAAATGGTCATGGAGTAGATGTTGTCTTTGAAGTTGCAGGCTCACAAATCACTGCCAATCAAATGGTGGAAATCGTTAAAACGCGGGGCCAGATTGTCGTTGTCAGTGTTTTTAAACAGCCACCCACAATTGATTTCGCCAAAATGCATTACAATGAAATTTCATTAACAACAACACGCTGTTATAGCCGTGATGACTTTAGCACTGCAATCAGCCTGATGGCGCAAGGGAAAATTGACGTTGCACCAATTATTTCCCATGAGCTACCAATTGAAGAATTGGAACAAGGATTTTCATTAATGGGAAATCCGGATGAATCACTAAAAATATTGATTAAACCATCGATGTAA
- the uxuA gene encoding mannonate dehydratase translates to MNITFRWYGRDNDTVTLDHIRQIPGTKGIVWALHQKPAGEVWGKEEIKEEIDYIKSYGFHADVVESVNVHEAIKIGNEDRAKYIENYKETIRNLSEFGVKVICYNFMPIFDWTRTEMFHPLEDGSTALFYEKAKVDGLDPKELIRTVSEASDLTLPGWEPEKLDKITDLFEAYKQVDEEQLWANLEIFLKEILPVAEACGIKMAIHPDDPPWSIFGLPRIITGPESYEKLIAISDSESNGFTMCTGSMGANPNNDMVQVAKKYASRAPFSHIRNVKIYDNGDFVETSHYTQDGSIDIKGIVEELNKQNYDGYVRPDHGRHIWGEVCRPGYGLYDRALGIMYLLGLWDAYETEKSNGAS, encoded by the coding sequence ATGAATATTACATTTCGTTGGTATGGAAGAGATAATGACACTGTTACACTCGATCATATAAGACAGATTCCTGGTACGAAAGGAATCGTATGGGCGTTGCATCAAAAGCCAGCTGGAGAAGTTTGGGGAAAAGAAGAAATAAAAGAAGAAATCGATTATATCAAGTCGTACGGATTTCATGCGGATGTCGTTGAAAGTGTAAATGTTCATGAAGCTATCAAAATTGGTAATGAAGACCGCGCTAAATACATTGAAAATTATAAAGAGACAATCCGCAATCTTTCAGAGTTCGGTGTCAAAGTCATCTGTTACAATTTCATGCCGATATTTGACTGGACACGTACGGAAATGTTCCATCCATTGGAAGACGGATCCACTGCGTTATTTTATGAAAAGGCAAAAGTAGACGGTCTTGATCCAAAAGAGTTAATCCGTACAGTAAGTGAAGCGTCAGATTTGACATTACCTGGTTGGGAACCGGAGAAGTTGGATAAAATTACGGATCTATTTGAGGCATACAAACAAGTTGACGAAGAGCAACTATGGGCAAATCTCGAGATTTTCTTGAAAGAGATTTTACCTGTAGCTGAGGCTTGCGGCATAAAAATGGCGATTCACCCGGATGATCCACCCTGGTCAATCTTTGGTCTGCCACGCATCATAACAGGCCCAGAAAGTTACGAAAAACTAATTGCTATTTCGGATTCCGAGTCAAATGGATTTACGATGTGCACGGGCTCAATGGGAGCAAATCCGAATAATGATATGGTACAAGTTGCGAAAAAATATGCTTCACGTGCTCCATTCTCACATATCCGTAATGTGAAGATTTATGATAACGGAGATTTCGTAGAAACATCCCATTATACGCAAGATGGCTCGATTGACATTAAAGGTATTGTTGAAGAGCTGAATAAGCAAAACTACGATGGATACGTCAGACCTGATCATGGTCGCCATATCTGGGGAGAAGTTTGCCGTCCAGGTTACGGATTGTATGATCGTGCTTTAGGTATCATGTATTTGCTAGGATTATGGGATGCCTATGAAACTGAAAAATCGAATGGTGCATCATGA
- a CDS encoding SDR family oxidoreductase: MIPIHNNLNGRVAVITGGSGVLCSEMARELARQGVKVAILNRNAEKGQKIVDSIKEAGGTAIAFAADVLDRASLEHARMEIIIQFGRVDLLINGAGGNHADAITDPEIYDGQEEGKTFFDLDENGFSEVFSTNFTGTFLATQVFGKELLKSETPSIVNLSSMSSYTPLTKVPAYSAAKASINNFTMWLAVHFAETGLRVNAIAPGFFLTTQNRGLLLNEDGSHTARSTKIIAATPMKRFGTPEDLLGAMLFLVDESCSGFVTGTTIQVDGGFMAYSGV; this comes from the coding sequence ATGATTCCAATTCATAACAACCTAAATGGACGGGTAGCCGTCATAACAGGTGGAAGTGGTGTTTTATGTTCAGAAATGGCGCGTGAATTAGCGCGCCAAGGCGTTAAAGTCGCAATTCTGAATCGTAATGCGGAAAAAGGTCAGAAAATCGTTGACAGCATTAAAGAGGCTGGAGGTACAGCCATTGCATTTGCGGCGGATGTGCTGGATAGAGCTTCACTGGAACATGCAAGGATGGAAATCATCATCCAATTTGGCCGTGTAGATTTGCTCATTAACGGAGCGGGCGGCAATCATGCAGATGCGATAACCGATCCAGAAATCTATGATGGACAGGAAGAAGGTAAAACTTTCTTCGATCTGGATGAAAACGGTTTTTCTGAAGTATTTTCTACAAACTTCACCGGTACTTTTTTAGCAACACAAGTATTCGGGAAAGAATTATTAAAATCAGAAACACCTTCAATAGTAAATCTTTCATCCATGAGTTCTTATACACCATTGACGAAAGTACCAGCATATAGTGCAGCGAAAGCGTCTATTAATAATTTTACGATGTGGTTAGCAGTCCACTTCGCAGAAACAGGATTAAGAGTAAACGCAATTGCACCTGGTTTTTTCCTAACAACTCAAAACCGAGGCTTGCTACTCAATGAAGATGGTAGCCATACTGCACGTTCAACTAAAATTATTGCAGCTACTCCGATGAAGCGATTCGGTACACCTGAAGATTTACTTGGTGCAATGCTGTTTCTTGTCGATGAATCGTGTTCTGGTTTTGTTACAGGAACAACAATTCAAGTAGATGGAGGCTTCATGGCCTACTCCGGTGTATAA